CGCTCCTCGCGGTCGGCGAGGTGAGCACGGCGAGCCTCGCCCAGGGTGCGGTCCTCGTCCCGGCCGTCGTCGTCGGGTACCTCGCCGCCGCTCCGCTGCGGCGCCGGGTCGACCCCGTCCGGGTGCGGCAGGCGGTCCTCGTCGTCTCCGCGGCTGCCGGTGCGGGCCTCCTCGTGCAGGCGCTGCTGCCGTGAGGTCGCTCCCAGGCGTTACCCAGGCACCGCCCGGTTTGTCACGGTGCGTGCGCGAATGTGCCGTGCTGCTACCGCGCGGTGACGACGGTACGCGCACGACGGTTGCGACTCGGTAACGAGGGGCCTCCGTTCTTGCGGTCGTCGTCCGGTCTGCGGCATGTTTCGGCGGTCACCCGCCGTTCCGGCCAGAAACCGTGCGGCGACAGAAACCTGATGGAGGATCCCCAGTGATCAGCACCCGGACAAGCGCGAAGGTCATCGCGCTGCTCGCCGGCTCCGCCCTCGTCCTCAGCGCCTGCGCGACGTCGGACGACGGTGCCGCGGAGGGCGAGGCCACGGCCGGCGGCGGCGACGCGGCGACGGCGGAGCCCACGGACACCGGCGCGAGCGCCGGCGAGGCCGCTGGCAGCGGCACGTTCACGTGGGCCTACGAGCAGGAGATCTTCTCGTACAACTCGGACACCGCCGAGACCAACGCCTCCGCGAACGCAGTCGCCCTCAACCCCGTCCTGCGCGGGTTCTGGTACTTCGGTCCCGAGGGCACCGTCGAGCCGGACGAGGAGTTCGGCACGTTCGAGGTCACGAGCGAGGACCCGCTGACGATCGACTACACGTTCGCCGAGGAGGCCGTCTGGTCCGACGGCGAGCCGATCGACTGCGACGACGCCGTCCTGTACTGGGCGGCCCAGAACGGTGGCTTCCCCGAGTTCTCCGCCGCCGGCAACACCGGCTACGAGTCGCACGCGCGCCCCGACTGCGAGGACGGCGACAAGTCGTTCACCGTCACGTACGACACGCCGTACGCCGACTACGCGGCCACCTACGGCGCCATGAAGCCGGCCCACGTGCTCGAGCGCGAGAGCGGCGTCGAGGACATCATCGCCGCGGTCGACGCCGGCGACGCCGAGGCCCTCTCCCCGGCCGCCGAGTTCTGGAACACCGGCTGGAACTTCGCGCCGGGCGAGTGGAACTCCGAGACCGCGCTGTCCTCCGGCCCGTACGTGGTCGACAGCTGGGAGGCCGGCCAGTCGCTCACCTACACGGCCAACCCCGAGTGGTGGGGCACGCCGCCGGCCAGCGACACCATCGTCACGCGCTTCATCGCGCAGGACGCCCAGGCCCAGGCGCTGCAGAACGGCGAGATCCAGGCCATGGCGCCCCAGCCCAGCCCCGACCTGCTCGCGCAGCTCGAGGCGATCGGCGACTCCATCGAGGTCGCCGGCCAGGACCAGTACACGTACGA
The sequence above is drawn from the Aquipuribacter sp. SD81 genome and encodes:
- a CDS encoding ABC transporter family substrate-binding protein, encoding MISTRTSAKVIALLAGSALVLSACATSDDGAAEGEATAGGGDAATAEPTDTGASAGEAAGSGTFTWAYEQEIFSYNSDTAETNASANAVALNPVLRGFWYFGPEGTVEPDEEFGTFEVTSEDPLTIDYTFAEEAVWSDGEPIDCDDAVLYWAAQNGGFPEFSAAGNTGYESHARPDCEDGDKSFTVTYDTPYADYAATYGAMKPAHVLERESGVEDIIAAVDAGDAEALSPAAEFWNTGWNFAPGEWNSETALSSGPYVVDSWEAGQSLTYTANPEWWGTPPASDTIVTRFIAQDAQAQALQNGEIQAMAPQPSPDLLAQLEAIGDSIEVAGQDQYTYEHWDFNFQGEFADPVLREAFALCIPRQTMIDNLIAPLNPEAEVLNARFSFPFEPDYEAIVGAAYDGQSEQDIEAAAALLEENGLTGTTLRLGHNANPRRQQEAALIVDACGPNGAGFDVQDIGNENFFEADGELATGAFDVAQFAWAGSPLKSGSVSTFECVPEGEPKGNNNGYYCNEEVDALLDQLVQEPDADAQTELVTQIETILWEDLATIPGFTFPGLLATTSGVEGVVYNPTQADLTWNAWEWANTAQ